A genome region from Anopheles stephensi strain Indian chromosome 2, UCI_ANSTEP_V1.0, whole genome shotgun sequence includes the following:
- the LOC118506358 gene encoding ankyrin repeat domain-containing protein 50 encodes MNSDDIYENLPCHTDEALRNGNGTTTSNTGNRASRDATDENGEGKMQNNLALNSKDMLYATPLKKSERPGKVLNNSAPAVQNGNVAAASPGSKPSAAHSSALSGAEADRDTKIINAELEDRRIRDFLKDTSQMHKKIELHKTYQSSNFSYLARKEHFADLVQRNVNSNNGDQQQPPPYCVAGEDELDSTAALAVVATGYKTLAGEEEDNNLDLDVNESLNELEARCNEKLEMLAKLNRTRPGTATEQQSQEDNEQADLMGHTPVELEAGVVPKPSAPPLSALSTERASKSNNLGDPLGGGGSTGAGSEAIISAHLNREWVLKKIAMCLEQRTSKKPVPPVPSSVPNDIATPSGSSVPPAAAGGYFARGGQSGASGIPPTDGLRGGGGGGGGENGLPSLGYLVLGSNGSGKTSICNDIIEGTTGTKGMLNRRLLACYFVNSQNPECHSLSMFIRSVILQILSHSSYVNSAANSVAGHELINLSETSFEVNEQQPVSNSNDCLPEADQQQLKGAEPSAPANHSPDADVLRSDPPPVTQTERTNESSETVDKELEDAIRTEMKINERVAEFCSSRKKVSRQQSEPVESLSRDREQPTYPYKTHPPPMTKAAAETNADGEEKLDKATMSPGRPAKVSKIPIAIGSTIRSPKKMSPTKEDVGQRDRGQETDAETRQAPEEDIILEGGGEAIAEGDVSDIKLLQDDEAIDVKASESSEEVKKSLEPLIAPEEASSVRVDCVERTHPQIRPTKPMETSIPPPLPKSKNCRQVIADGYYEMLLSNPDIFELLTVDSIEKNPDDCFKKAILFPLLELCPPKNALLLLIDSIDENYIQDGNLISTLKGKQVTKSRNIAELLSNHIHLMPKWLFMVCTAKKQNKNITKLFTGFKKLTLDDLRKSHVVKDVQQYIINRLNTDFRGINLTKDIIESLNQLYIKSNGCLLYLYKVLNGIRENFFTFREIKLIPCTLNGLYLYICQKSFNKKQYSKIRPILNVLLVCNSYVDKYFIYNCLRTHNYTLEMEDFERRLELMRNIVEYSPMNPGAVRIFHNSFCDWLIDVKFSTKKFLCDLNEGHVMVSMYYTVVADEICPNKLRLYLYHLIKTGEYLTSKNVDLDLLLILLETKSNLSDCFYTNLLNCCAMCEDECRNDINLSARTKYMLDRFLNGQLNDDFMIFLNDFFKPNLPTDCKVLKLLIETGINNADTALSCESSAINSPVLSDRSQNIDSELAELLISSEKSCQQELQKSIHLELLDGGGVPAGAAGMLDGHGVGRDGAAAAAAIGGVSAGLVARHRYSAGPSITSGGGGDGGSSALGDSKSDIQNDRVGSAVQCDMFEGEMHKGKALIHILANEGNHTLLERALNACKDPIDLEIEDLNGQTALNIAARNGHQEIVKLLLTYKQPLRDGTGRYRMIDVNHADRDGWTPLRSASWGGHTEVVKLLIETGVCAIDRADKEGRTALRAAAWSGNEDIVKILIEAGANVNSIDKQGRTSLIAASYMGHYDIVEILLENGADVNHTDLDGRNALCVAALCGSSGYSRVISTLLEYGANTDQTDNEGMSPLLVSSFEGNAEICELLLENGADPDMADNMGRTPLWAACTSGHANVVKLLLFWGCGIDCMDSEGRTVLSVAAAQGNLETVRQLLDRGLDETHRDNAGWTPLHYAAFEGYADICVQLLESGAKIDECDNEGKAALHLAAQEGHNAVMEAILNIHRPCIDQRAHDGKTAFRLACLEEHFECIQTLLKFGCDINSKDADSRTTLYILALENKLKAVKFLLEYSNADVNIPDSEGRTALHVAAWQGHAEMVKLLITLGNADVNAMDLESRTPLHSCAWQGNHEVMQLLLYYGAISDHACKQGATALGISAQEGHEKCVSYLLKYGANPYKSDHCGRTPIKLAAKSNRNNVLRILESFTKNDLDCGKVMHPHLNLKSPDELPPCSSIHNPSPSSGYPNNPNLLIPASGGGGGGSAMLNASSTNSNTTSSTTQNNNFYENTMHSDTSSLQKRKSVISSQSTGSSNEQAPMSFTQQLQKHSRHHNSKSHHIVQQQHQPHQQQQTSTSSVAKFASKKHSQVLPNVEEYQSNIASNIRINPNDADLFDLGCMSPLYATPPHSPSSEISSPGQNQPPSSLALLGKQFEEMNISLSNNSTIMNPHDNHFARDTHMRIILGNNQKEGGQLQGANGGAGAGGKSSKRSGIATNPAMRLIRNRIDSAAQLIRRTNNILSSGGNNQGSSSIGVKSGTFQWRKESQM; translated from the exons ATGAATTCGGACGATATATACGAAAATCTACCGTGTCACACCGATGAGGCACTGCGGAACGGAAACGGGACgaccaccagcaacaccggAAATCGTGCGTCACGAGACGCTACCGACGAGAACGGTGAGGGCAAAATGCAGAACAACCTAGCGCTGAACAGCAAGGACATGTTGTACGCGACACCGTTAAAAAAATCGGAACGACCGGGCAAGGTGCTCAACAACAGTGCGCCGGCCGTGCAGAATGGGAACGTGGCGGCTGCATCACCGGGCAGCAAACCGTCGGCTGCGCACAGTAGCGCCCTCAGCGGTGCAGAAGCAGACCGGGACACAAAGATCATCAACGCCGAACTGGAGGATCGACGGATACGGGACTTTCTGAAGGACACGTCGCAGATGCATAAAAAGATCGAGCTTCACAAGACGTACCAAAGTTCGAACTTTTCCTACCTCGCGCGCAAGGAACACTTTGCCGATTTGGTGCAGCGTAATGTGAACAGCAATAATGGtgatcagcagcagccgccacCGTACTGTGTGGCTGGTGAGGATGAACTCGATTCTACTGCTGCGCTGGCGGTGGTAGCCACTGGCTACAAAACACTGGCCGGCGAGGAAGAGGACAACAACTTAGATCTCGACGTAAACGAATCGTTGAACGAGCTGGAGGCGCGTTGTAATGAGAAGCTTGAGATGCTGGCGAAGCTGAACCGAACGAGACCGGGCACTGCGACCGAGCAGCAATCGCAGGAAGATAATGAACAGGCGGACCTGATGGGTCATACGCCCGTGGAGCTGGAGGCCGGTGTCGTGCCTAAACCGTCGGCACCTCCACTGTCCGCGCTCAGTACGGAGCGTGCATCGAAAAGCAACAATTTGGGTGATCCGCTCGGTGGAGGAGGCAGCACAGGTGCGGGCAGTGAAGCCATTATAAGTGCCCATCTGAACCGGGAGTGGGTGTTGAAGAAGATAGCCATGTGTTTAGAGCAACGGACCTCAAAGAAACCGGTACCGCCGGTACCGTCTTCGGTGCCGAACGATATTGCCACACCATCCGGTTCGTCCGTACCACCGGCAGCTGCTGGAGGATACTTTGCCCGGGGCGGACAGAGTGGAGCGAGTGGTATACCACCTACTGATGGTCTAAGAGGaggcggaggaggaggaggaggagagaaCGGGCTACCTTCGCTGGGCTATCTTGTGCTGGGCTCTAACGGTTCGGGGAAAACGTCAATCTGCAACGATATCATCGAGGGCACGACAGGCACTAAGGGGATGCTCAACCGTAGGCTGTTGGCTTGCTACTTTGTCAACTCGCAGAACCCGGAATGCCACAGCCTGAGTATGTTTATTCGAAGCGTTATATTGCAGATTTTAAGCCACTCAAGCTACGTTAACAGTGCCGCCAACAGTGTGGCTGGGCATGAGCTAATCAACCTATCGGAAACATCCTTCGAGGTGAACGAACAGCAACCTGTGAGTAATAGTAACGATTGTCTACCGGAGGCGGACCAGCAACAGCTAAAGGGAGCAGaaccatcagcaccagcaaaTCATTCCCCCGATGCCGATGTTCTCCGATCGGATCCACCACCCGTCACCCAAACTGAGCGTACCAACGAGTCCAGcgaaacggtcgataaggagCTGGAGGATGCGATTCGCACGGAAATGAAGATTAACGAGCGGGTGGCCGAATTTTGCTCGAGCCGTAAGAAAGTGTCCCGCCAGCAGTCGGAACCGGTCGAAAGTTTGAGTCGCGATCGGGAGCAACCTACCTATCCGTACAAAACGCATCCACCGCCGATGACGAAAGCGGCGGCCGAAACGAATGCCGATGGAGAGGAGAAGCTGGATAAGGCGACGATGAGCCCGGGCAGGCCGGCGAAAGTTTCCAAGATTCCCATCGCGATCGGCAGTACGATAAGAAGCCCCAAGAAGATGTCACCAACGAAGGAGGACGTTGGTCAGCGCGATAGGGGACAGGAAACGGATGCCGAAACAAGGCAGGCACCGGAAGAGGACATTATCCTTGAAGGTGGTGGTGAAGCGATTGCGGAAGGCGATGTTAGCGATATAAAGCTGCTGCAGGACGACGAAGCTATCGATGTGAAAGCCAGTGAGAGTAGCGAGGAGGTGAAAAAGTCCCTAGAACCGCTCATTGCGCCAGAAGAAGCATCATCGGTGCGGGTGGATTGCGTGGAAAGGACACATCCCCAGATACGTCCCACCAAACCGATGGAAACGAGCATTCCACCACCGTTGCCAAAGTCGAAAAACTGTCGGCAGGTAATTGCGGACGGGTACTACGAGATGCTGCTGAGCAATCCGGACATTTTCGAGTTGCTTACGGTGGACAGCATCGAGAAGAATCCGGACGATTGCTTTAAGAAGGCGATTCTCTTCCCACTGCTGGAGCTGTGCCCGCCGAAAAATGCGCTCCTGCTGTTGattgattcgatcgacgagaACTACATCCAGGACGGGAATCTGATATCGACGCTGAAGGGCAAGCAGGTGACGAAGAGCCGCAACATTGCGGAGCTCCTCTCCAACCACATACACCTGATGCCGAAGTGGCTGTTTATGGTGTGCACGGCCAAGAAGCAGAACAAAAACATCACCAAACTGTTCACCGGGTTCAAGAAGCTGACGCTGGACGATCTGCGCAAATCGCACGTGGTGAAGGACGTGCAGCAGTACATTATCAACCGGCTGAACACGGACTTCCGGGGCATCAACCTTACCAAAGACATCATCGAGAGTTTGAACCAGCTGTACATCAAATCGAACGGCTGCCTGCTGTATCTGTACAAGGTGTTGAACGGGATCCGGGAGAACTTTTTCACGTTCCGCGAGATCAAGCTGATACCGTGCACGCTGAACGGGTTGTACCTGTACATCTGCCAGAAGTCGTTCAACAAGAAGCAGTACAGCAAGATACGCCCGATCCTGAACGTGCTGCTCGTGTGCAACAGCTACGTGGACAAGTACTTCATCTACAACTGTCTCCGCACGCACAACTACACGCTCGAGATGGAGGACTTTGAGCGGCGGCTGGAGCTGATGCGCAACATCGTGGAGTACAGTCCGATGAATCCGGGCGCGGTGCGCATCTTTCACAACTCGTTCTGCGACTGGTTGATCGATGTGAAGTTTAGCACGAAAAAGTTTCTGTGCGACTTGAACGAGGGCCACGTGATGGTTTCGATGTACTACACGGTGGTGGCCGACGAGATTTGTCCGAACAAGCTGCGGCTGTATCTGTACCATCTGATCAAGACGGGCGAGTATTTGACGAGCAAAAACGTTGATCTCGATCTGCTGCTAATTCTGCTGGAAACGAAATCGAACCTGAGCGACTGCTTCTACACCAACCTGCTGAACTGCTGTGCGATGTGTGAGGACGAGTGTCGGAACGATATTAATCTGTCCGCCCGCACAAAGTACATGCTGGACCGGTTTCTGAACGGGCAGCTGAACGATGATTTTATGATCTTTTTGAACGACTTCTTTAAACCGAACCTACCGACGGACTGTAAGGTGCTGAAGCTGCTGATCGAGACGGGCATTAATAATGCGGACACGGCACTGTCCTGCGAATCGTCGGCCATCAATTCGCCGGTACTGTCGGATCGGTCGCAGAACATCGATTCCGAGCTGGCGGAGCTGTTGATCTCGAGCGAAAAAAGTTGCCAGCAGGAGCTGCAGAAGTCGATCCATCTGGAGCTGCTGGATGGTGGAGGTGTTCCGGCCGGAGCTGCCGGCATGCTCGATGGGCATGGAGTGGGGAGAGatggggctgctgctgctgctgctatcggTGGTGTATCGGCCGGGCTGGTGGCTCGCCATCGGTACAGTGCCGGGCCATCGATTACgagtggcggtggtggtgatggtggcagcAGTGCGCTGGGTGACTCCAAATCGGACATACAGAACGATCGGGTCGGtagtgcagtgcagtgcgaCATGTTCGAGGGAGAGATGCACAAGGGCAAGGCGTTGATACACATACTGGCGAACGAAGGCAATCACACGCTGCTGGAACGAGCGTTGAAT GCATGCAAGGATCCGATCGATCTGGAAATTGAAGATCTCAACGGCCAGACGGCACTAAACATTGCGGCGCGAAACGGGCATCAGGAGATagtgaagctgctgctgacgtACAAACAGCCGCTGAGGGACGGAACCGGCCGATATCGTATGATTGACGTGAACCATGCGGACCGTGACGGATGGACCCCGTTACGGTCGGCTTCCTGGGGCGGCCACACGGAGGTGGTGAAGCTGCTCATCGAGACGGGCGTTTGTGCAATCGACCGTGCGGACAAGGAAGGACGTACGGCGCTTCGTGCGGCTGCCTGGAGCGGCAACGAGGACATCGTGAAGATACTGATCGAGGCGGGTGCGAACGTGAACTCGATCGATAAGCAAGGACGCACGTCGCTGATTGCCGCATCGTACATGGGCCATTACGATATCGTTGAAATACTGCTGGAGAACGGGGCGGACGTGAATCATACCGATCTAGACGGAAGGAATGCGCTGTGTGTGGCGGCACTGTGTGGAAGCTCCGGCTACAGTCGGGTAATTTCGACGCTGCTAGAGTACGGTGCAAACACGGATCAGACGGACAACGAAGGTATGTCACCGTTGCTGGTGAGCTCGTTCGAAGGGAATGCCGAGATCtgtgagctgctgctggagaacGGTGCCGATCCGGACATGGCGGACAACATGGGCAGGACACCGCTGTGGGCCGCTTGCACCTCGGGCCATGCGAATGTGGTGAAGCTGTTGCTTTTCTGGGGCTGTGGAATTGATTGCATGGATTCGGAAGGGCGCACGGTGCTGAGCGTTGCGGCGGCCCAGGGGAATCTGGAGACGGTACGGCAACTGCTGGATCGCGGGCTGGACGAAACGCATCGCGATAATGCCGGTTGGACACCGTTGCACTATGCCGCGTTCGAGGGTTACGCCGACATTTGCGTGCAGCTGCTGGAATCGGGTGCGAAGATCGATGAGTGTGATAACGAGGGCAAGGCCGCGCTGCATCTGGCCGCCCAAGAGGGCCACAATGCGGTGATGGAAGCGATCCTGAACATACACCGGCCGTGCATCGATCAGCGAGCGCACGACGGCAAGACGGCGTTCCGGTTGGCGTGCCTGGAGGAGCATTTTGAGTGCATCCAGACGCTGCTAAAGTTTGGTTGTGATATCAACTCGAAGGATGCGGATTCGCGCACGACGCTGTACATTTTGGCGCTGGAGAATAAGCTGAAGGCGGTCAAGTTTCTGCTCGAGTACTCGAACGCGGACGTCAACATTCCGGACAGCGAGGGCAGGACGGCGCTGCATGTGGCCGCCTGGCAAGGGCATGCCGAGATGGTGAAGCTGTTGATAACGCTCG GTAATGCCGATGTGAATGCGATGGATTTGGAATCACGAACACCGCTGCATTCCTGCGCCTGGCAGGGCAATCACGAGGTGATGCAGCTCTTGCTGTACTACGGTGCCATATCGGATCATGCCTGCAAGCAGGGCGCAACGGCTCTCGGGATTTCCGCACAGGAAGGGCACGAAAAGTGTGTCAGCTATTTGCTAAAGTACGGTGCGAACCCGTACAAATCGGACCACTGTGGACGGACGCCGATCAAGCTGGCGGCCAAATCGAATCGGAACAATGTGCTTCGCATACTGGAAAGTTTTACCAAAA ATGATTTGGACTGTGGTAAGGTGATGCATCCTCATCTGAACTTAAAATCGCCCGACGAACTGCCACCCTGCAGCTCGATCCACAATCCCTCACCATCGTCCGGTTATCCGAACAATCCAAACTTGCTAATACCGgccagcggtggtggtggtggtggttcggcAATGCTTAATGCATCTTCAACCAATTCGAACACAACCAGTTCTACcacgcaaaacaacaacttttACGAAAACACGATGCACTCGGACACGAGCAGCTTGCAGAAGCGTAAAAGTGTCATCTCTAGTCAATCTACCGGTAGCAGTAACGAG CAAGCACCGATGTCGTTTACGCAGCAGCTTCAAAAACATTCGCGCCACCATAACTCGAAATCGCATCAcattgtgcagcagcagcatcaaccgcatcagcagcagcaaacgtcCACCTCTTCGGTGGCCAAGTTTGCTAGCAAAAAACATTCCCAGGTACTGCCGAACGTCGAGGAGTACCAATCAAATATCG CATCAAACATACGCATAAATCCGAACGATGCCGACCTGTTCGATCTGGGCTGCATGTCACCACTGTACGCTACGCCGCCACATTCGCCCAGCAGCGAAATAAGCTCGCCGGGCCAGAATCAACCCCCTTCGTCGTTGGCGCTGCTCGGGAAGCAGTTCGAGGAGATGAACATTAGCCTTTCGAACAACAGCACGATCATGAACCCGCACGATAATCACTTTGCCCGCGATACGCATATGCGCATCATTCTCGGCAACAACCAGAAGGAGGGCGGACAACTACAGGGAGCGAATGGGGGAGCTGGTGCTGGAGG TAAATCATCCAAACGCAGCGGTATTGCCACGAATCCGGCAATGCGCCTGATACGCAACCGTATCGATTCAGCGGCCCAGCTGATCCGACGCACCAACAACATACTTTCCAGCGGCGGCAACAACCAAGGTTCGTCCAGTATCGGGGTAAAATCGGGCACGTTCCAGTGGCGTAAGGAAAGCCAGATGTAA